The Brettanomyces bruxellensis chromosome 8, complete sequence genome segment tttttttttttttttttttttgctggcTGTTGTGCTTCCTTTCAtacgcaaaaaaaagcagatagAGCACTTGATATACTTTAATGCTAAACCTCCATCAGTGTGCGTTCGACATACAATATAACACACATTAACGGATAGATAATCAGATTCCTTGGGGAAGGGGCACTGTCAGTTGATACTTTTATAAAGCCGCACGAAAAAAATCCACAATGACAGAACAAAGTACAGACGACCTTAGACTAAGAATACAACAGGAACTTGTTGCAAGTGGAAAATATCAAGAAATATTCAACCTGCTAAAAATCGAGCTTGCAAACTCTGGGTGGTTTGACGAGTTTCGTGAACTTACAAACGAAACGGTTAGTAAACAGGGTGAAAAGGGCTCGTTGAAACTTGGCGATGTTATAGATCAACTGGAAGGAAAGGGGTTTCAGATGGTGCCAGATGAAGTTAAGGTGAAGATTCTTCGGAAGATTAAAGAGTTTCTCGACAACGTGGTAGAGTAATCTACGGTCGAATTCGAAAAGCTTGTATTACTTAAGCAGGGCATTCCTAAGCATGTGTACATAAAGAACTTTGATATTATAGCCATATTAATTAAGTAGTCAATAATAAACAAACAAGGCCATTATAAACGAACAGAATACTAAATTACAGAAGGATAAcaataaaaagcaaaaaaaaaataggcATACACTTTAATCATCGtaatcttcatcctcatcaactTTCCGCACAGGTTCTTCAACCGGAGAGTCATTTTTAACTTCATCCTTCTTGGAGTCTGCATTCGAATCCTTTGGAGCTGTTTCATTCTCTGTCTTGGCTGCATCAGACCCAGTGATACTTTCACCTTTTATCTCTGCAATCTCTTCCTTGTCCATTGGTTTCAAGCTAATGGTAGGTTTAGGCTCCTCTTTATCTGCAATCTGAACCTTTGTTTTCTCCTCAGAAGTCGAAGCATCAACTTGAGAAGGAGCAGTAGTTTCACTTTTGGTGTGCACAAGACCGTTATTACCCGATTCACTTCCAGATGGAGTCACTTTTGGAGGAGTTGGGGCACTTGCAGCAGGCTGATCCTGTACAGAGGGTTTATTCTCAGAGCTGTTCTCCTGTGTGGTGTTGAAATTCGACACAACAGTTGTGTTTGCGTGACCAGGAGAAGGTATCGTACTTTGCTCTGTTTTCTGCCTCTTAATCTCCTCCGGCTCTACAGGCTTTGGATTTTCAAGAGAATGCTTCTTGGAGGAAGAGTCCTCCTCCTTATTCAAAGTTGGAGCCGTTGAAGTAATAGGAGGTAGGCTCACGTGAGAATTACCAGCCGAATCTCCATCCAGCTGTTGCACGGGAGGAAGTTTTGTGTTCGAAGAGCCATTTTCTTCAGGATGGAATTCCTGATTCTGTTTCCTGTTTTCACTGTTCATCGGCTGGAGCTGGGTGGACTTGGACTGATCACCAGTCTGCTCAGAATAATTCAGCGAAGCACTAACTTGCCTGTGATTTGTCTGCAGCTGAGGGGGTGGTGGAGGAGGAGGCTCCATTCCATGATCAACTGGTTGTAGAAGCTGACCATTTTCGCGACCATCACTTTGGTGCTGCTTAATGGAAGACTGTTGTGGAACCTGCGGAATTGGAAGTGGAACACGAGAGGTAGCATTTTGAGGAAGCTGTTGTGCAACCGGTGCCTGTAATTGTGGAGCTCTGACTGGCTGTCCCTGAGGTTGAGCCTGGAACTGCGTTTGCATTTGTGGCTGCTGAGGAGTCATGACCTGAACTGGTTGCTGAGCAGCTTGAGGAAGAGGTGGAGGTGGTAGAGAGCCACCTTCCTTTTGGTATTTGGTAAGCTGAAGAAGTCTTTCCTGAATGTTTGGATTGCTTGGGTCCAATGATGCTGCCCTGTGATATGCATCCAAGGCATCGCCAATCTGGTTGTTGCAAGTCTCGTACAATGTTCCCAAATCATACCAGACCTCCGAAAGATAAGGATTAAGTCTGATTGCCCTGGTGTAAGCATCCAAGGCATCCTTATACTGCGATATTTTATAGTAGAGCACACCGATCGAACACCAGAAGGTTGGATTTCTCGAGTCAATGTTAACCGCGTGCTGAAATGACTCGTATGCGTTCGGATAGTCCTGCTTTGACATGTACACACGACCCAGATAGTACCAGGAATGTGCATCTGCTTGGTTCAACTCAATTGACTGATGAAGCAATCTTAATGCAACGTCATCATCGTGGAACGGAGCCTCAGGTTGTGAGTATAGACATCCTAACTGCTGCAAGACCTTGGCATGGTTTGGA includes the following:
- a CDS encoding uncharacterized protein (BUSCO:EOG09261RFF), giving the protein MNQQLLGQTINGAPGIALQQRQVQAVQAQQAQAQAQAQAQVQVQALQSQQAQVQAQVQAQNQGMDPNSLDARLAQENAETWIAIGSCADTIGSVEKAVEAFSTALRYTPNNPKALTKLANVYRTRDAYAEAADLYRRALSLDQNNGETWGLLGHCYLMLDDLQSAYTAYQQALLNLQNLNVPKLWHGIGILYDRYGSLEYAEEAFVRVLEMDPNFEKANEIYFRLGIIYKLQGKLQKALECFNYILSMPPAPLSQSDVWFQIGSVLEQSRDFPGAKDAYERVLQTNPNHAKVLQQLGCLYSQPEAPFHDDDVALRLLHQSIELNQADAHSWYYLGRVYMSKQDYPNAYESFQHAVNIDSRNPTFWCSIGVLYYKISQYKDALDAYTRAIRLNPYLSEVWYDLGTLYETCNNQIGDALDAYHRAASLDPSNPNIQERLLQLTKYQKEGGSLPPPPLPQAAQQPVQVMTPQQPQMQTQFQAQPQGQPVRAPQLQAPVAQQLPQNATSRVPLPIPQVPQQSSIKQHQSDGRENGQLLQPVDHGMEPPPPPPPQLQTNHRQVSASLNYSEQTGDQSKSTQLQPMNSENRKQNQEFHPEENGSSNTKLPPVQQLDGDSAGNSHVSLPPITSTAPTLNKEEDSSSKKHSLENPKPVEPEEIKRQKTEQSTIPSPGHANTTVVSNFNTTQENSSENKPSVQDQPAASAPTPPKVTPSGSESGNNGLVHTKSETTAPSQVDASTSEEKTKVQIADKEEPKPTISLKPMDKEEIAEIKGESITGSDAAKTENETAPKDSNADSKKDEVKNDSPVEEPVRKVDEDEDYDD